The Oncorhynchus mykiss isolate Arlee chromosome 5, USDA_OmykA_1.1, whole genome shotgun sequence DNA window CGCTGCACCAGAAGTCGGCCAGGAAGACGTATCGTATCTACGGCCTGGTGGCGCTGTGCTGGATCGTGGCCTTCGCCATCGGCTTCCTCCCCCTGCTGGGCTGGAACTGCGTGTGCAGCCTGGAGAGCTGCTCTACCCTGCTGCCACTCTACTCCAAGAGCTACATCCTCTTCTCCCTGCTCATCTTCTCCCTCATACTGCTGGCTATCGGCGTGCTCTATGGCGCCATCTATAGCCACGTGCGCAGCAGCTCCAAGTTGGGCTCCCAGCGCAGCCGCAAGCGCTCCCTGGGGCTGCTGAAGACAGTCATCTCCATCGTGGGTGTGTTCATCATATGCTGGGGGCCTCTGTTCATCCTGCTGCTGGTGGACTTCTTCTGTGTGTCGCGGCAGTGCGCACCGCTCTTCAGCGCCGACTGGGTCATCGCCCTGGCCGTGATAAACTCGGCCCTGAACCCGGTCATCTACACCCTGGGCAGCACAGAGCTGAGGAAGGCCATTGCCGGCTTGTTGTGCTGCTGCTGCCTCAGGGCAGGCCTCTGTCACCCTGACACCTTTGTGTCCAAGGAGACCAGCAGCACCGGGAGCATCAGGCACAGCAGCCTGAGGAACAGTTTCAATAAGATCAGGAGTCTCACTGTCAGTCCCCCGCCTGCACCCAATGCCCCCAAGAAGAGCCGCCGCCTGAGCTCCACCAccacctgcctgtctgtgtcaaGCGGTTAGACCACAACGGGCTGCCTGGGGCAGGCGTAgttgtgtgtgtctttgagagacatagagagagagagagagagagagtcagtggaggctcctcagaggaggaaggggggggggaccTTCCTACTCAGGGAGTTTCATAAAagtaaaaatattaaaaatacaaatatcaattattaatttgtagtaAACTgcaattaaagccagactaa harbors:
- the LOC110524186 gene encoding sphingosine 1-phosphate receptor 4, encoding MDALSSLSSSTSCSHLYLWASNTTNSSAINIDVILEHYNHTGRLQHRVPRQGGLSSAAVLSLFISVLIILENLLVLVAVLSRILHSRRWVYVCIANITLSDLLAGAAYVVNIWMSGSQTFRLSPALWLFREGVLFVALAASIFSLLLIAVERYTTMMKPLHQKSARKTYRIYGLVALCWIVAFAIGFLPLLGWNCVCSLESCSTLLPLYSKSYILFSLLIFSLILLAIGVLYGAIYSHVRSSSKLGSQRSRKRSLGLLKTVISIVGVFIICWGPLFILLLVDFFCVSRQCAPLFSADWVIALAVINSALNPVIYTLGSTELRKAIAGLLCCCCLRAGLCHPDTFVSKETSSTGSIRHSSLRNSFNKIRSLTVSPPPAPNAPKKSRRLSSTTTCLSVSSG